The Enterobacter mori genomic interval TCATCCGCCCCTTAACGTCAGGGCGGTGATCGACTATTACGTGGCGCTGTTCGGCACGCCGCCGTACTGGCAAAGATGAACCCGCGATTGCGCGACCTGGCCGCTATCCCGTACTGTAGCGAAAACCTAAAAGGATAATCCGGACCTATGCATCTTGATTTTCGCCAACTGCGCAACTTCGTCGCGCTGGTTGAATACGGCAGTTTTAATCGTGCGGCAGAGGCGGTGTGCCTCTCGCAGTCGGCATTTAGCCGCAGCATTCAGGCGCTGGAGCAGAGCGTCGGGCATCCCTTATTTGACCGGCAAAGCAAGCTCGCCACCTTGACGCTGCACGGCCAAACGCTGCTGCCTTACGCCCGACGATTTCAGGAGCTGAACGTTGAGCTCAGCAGCCAGATGCGCGAAGCGGAGGAGGCGCAGACCGGCGAAGTGACGTTCGGCTGCGGTCCGGCCCCGGCTGCCCGCCTGATCCCCGCCGCCGTGGGGGCGTTTCATCGCAGCATGCCGCAGGCGAAGGTACGCTTTCAGATCGATAACTGGTTTACGCTGCATCAGGCGCTGACCACGCAGCATTATCCGTTTGTCGTGGCCGATAGCTGGCAGGCGGAGCTGGATCCCCAGCTGCGGGTGCAGCCGCTCAGCCCGCAGCGCTGCTTTTTTATCTGCCATGCCGACCACCCGCTGGCGCAGCAGGGCACCGTATCCGTGCAGGCGCTGCTGCGTTACCCTTTTGCGGCACCCTATTTACCGCCGGGCGTACGCAAAGTGCTGGCTACTCTCAGCCAGCAGCAGGATTTTACCCCCGCGATCCAGTGCGATCACGTCTATGCGCTGCTCTCAACGCTCGCCTATACCCACGCGATAAGCTTCGCCAGCGAGGATGGTTTTGCGCTGTGTCAGCACAGCCACAGGCTGGTGAAGCTGGAGATAAGCGACCTGCCGGAAGAGTGGCGGCTGATGCAGACCCGGTTTGCCATTATTTCCCCGGTTCATGCTACCCGGCCTCCGCTGGTGGAAAAGATGATTGAGACGATCCTCCATGCCGACCGCCAGCATCAGAATCAGCTGCTGGCGCAGGAGGAGGGCAGCTAAAGCGGCTCGCCCTGAGGCGAGTACTGCGGCCAGTGATTTTCCCGTTTTTGTGCTTTCAGAGCCTTCTCGACGAAGGATCCCTCCACCCACTCTTTGGCACTAAAGGCGCTGCGGATCAGGCGACCCGAATGTGCCTGTTCAATGCTGCGGGTAAAGCTGTCCGTCAGGAAGGGATCGATGCGCGGTGAGGAGGTGAAGTTAAGATCCTGCGGCTGCAGTTCCTCAAGGAACAGCGCCCTGGGAATTTGGCTTTGCTGCGCCATTTCCGCCGACCAGGCTTCACGATTGTTCGGATCGCTGATTTCTGCCGCGTTCTTCACCAGCACGTCGATAATCTGCTGCGTCGCCTGCGGCCAGGCGTCAATAAAGGTTTGCGTCCCCAGGAACCCCGCCTGCGTGGTGTTCTGACGACCGGAATCGCCGCTCTTCACCACCACGTCGATTTTTTCGCCCCGCAGCGCCAGAAGAGACACGCCGCCCCAGACGGCATCCACGCGGCCCGCTGCCAGCGCCGCTTTCCCGGCATTCCAGTCGAGATTAATAACCTGCAGGTTTCTTTCCGTAAGCCCGGCGGTTTGTAGGGCGCGGTCGAAGGCTAACTGGTCAGCCGTACCGCGATACACCGCGACCCGTTTACCTTTTAAATCTTCCAGGTTTTTTATGCCCGAGGCGCGGGTCACCGCCAGATAAGACTCCGACCCGCGGCTGCCCAACAGCAGGCGCGTGGGAAGGCCGTTCGCTTTGCCGATGATGGCCGCCAGATCGCCAAGGTAGACAAAATCAAGCTGTTGGTTAGCCAGCGCTTCATTCACCGCCGGACCCGCGCCCTTAAAGAACTGCCACTGGATTTCAACGCCCTGGGGTTTGAACACCGCCTCAAGCTGGTGGCGGATGTACGCCATGCCGACCGGGCCCTCAATAAAGGGCTTACTGCCCGCACTTTGATCCGGCACGCCGATGCGAATGGTGTGCAGCGCTTCGGCGCTGGCGTTCCCCATCAGGGCGAAGGCGGCCACGAGCAGCAGCAGAGCGCGACTAAAAAATGCTTTCATCATAACAAGTTACTCCGAGGTTTTTTTCTCACCCTAATGAGCCGCCCGGCCCGCTGTTAAATGCTTTTATTGGAAATGGACAGGTGAAAATGAGCTAAATCAGCACCAGCGAGTCCGGCAGGCTGAAATGCATTTGTTGCATCGGGATTATTCGCGTAACGCAATGACGAAGGGGGACGGGGCGGGGTTTTATAACGGCATGACGGGTTTAAACGTGAAGCACTATGTCGCAGATAATTTTAAAAACGGGCTCATCCGGAAAGCTGAACATTCGCCTCAAAGTCTGGCCGTGGATATTGCCCGCGCTACTGCT includes:
- a CDS encoding LysR family transcriptional regulator, with protein sequence MHLDFRQLRNFVALVEYGSFNRAAEAVCLSQSAFSRSIQALEQSVGHPLFDRQSKLATLTLHGQTLLPYARRFQELNVELSSQMREAEEAQTGEVTFGCGPAPAARLIPAAVGAFHRSMPQAKVRFQIDNWFTLHQALTTQHYPFVVADSWQAELDPQLRVQPLSPQRCFFICHADHPLAQQGTVSVQALLRYPFAAPYLPPGVRKVLATLSQQQDFTPAIQCDHVYALLSTLAYTHAISFASEDGFALCQHSHRLVKLEISDLPEEWRLMQTRFAIISPVHATRPPLVEKMIETILHADRQHQNQLLAQEEGS
- a CDS encoding ABC transporter substrate-binding protein, producing the protein MMKAFFSRALLLLVAAFALMGNASAEALHTIRIGVPDQSAGSKPFIEGPVGMAYIRHQLEAVFKPQGVEIQWQFFKGAGPAVNEALANQQLDFVYLGDLAAIIGKANGLPTRLLLGSRGSESYLAVTRASGIKNLEDLKGKRVAVYRGTADQLAFDRALQTAGLTERNLQVINLDWNAGKAALAAGRVDAVWGGVSLLALRGEKIDVVVKSGDSGRQNTTQAGFLGTQTFIDAWPQATQQIIDVLVKNAAEISDPNNREAWSAEMAQQSQIPRALFLEELQPQDLNFTSSPRIDPFLTDSFTRSIEQAHSGRLIRSAFSAKEWVEGSFVEKALKAQKRENHWPQYSPQGEPL